The Pseudarthrobacter sp. NS4 genome includes a window with the following:
- a CDS encoding carbohydrate ABC transporter permease gives MSTHTPAAPANTPPGPTALNTGSRRRGFAWFGFKMSGRGKSRMDPTRNNTAAGIAAWLLALLFVAPVLWMILTSFHAETDAATNPPSLFAPLTLDAYQEFFGASSGVSPWPPLINSATASVLSTVLVLVLAIPAAYALSIRPIKKWTDVMFFFLSTKMLPIVAAVLPLFLFAKTIGGLDNIWFLILMYTSMNLPIAVWMMRSFLAEVPVEMLEASQIDGAGLLLTLRAVVAPVAMPGIAATALICFIFSWNELLLARVLTGVMAGTAPVFLTGFVSSQGLFLAKVCAAAVVISLPVLFAGFAAQDKLVQGLSLGAVK, from the coding sequence ATGAGCACCCACACTCCTGCCGCACCCGCCAACACACCCCCCGGCCCCACCGCCCTGAACACCGGATCCCGACGTCGCGGCTTCGCCTGGTTCGGCTTCAAGATGTCCGGCCGGGGCAAGTCCCGGATGGACCCCACCCGGAACAACACCGCCGCCGGCATCGCCGCTTGGCTGCTGGCCCTGCTCTTCGTTGCCCCGGTCCTCTGGATGATCCTGACCTCCTTCCACGCCGAAACCGACGCCGCCACCAACCCGCCCTCCCTCTTCGCGCCGCTGACCCTTGACGCCTACCAGGAATTCTTCGGCGCCAGCTCCGGTGTCAGCCCCTGGCCGCCGCTGATCAACTCCGCCACCGCCTCCGTCCTCTCGACGGTCCTGGTGCTGGTCCTGGCCATCCCGGCCGCCTACGCGCTGTCCATCAGGCCGATCAAAAAGTGGACGGACGTCATGTTCTTCTTCCTCTCCACCAAGATGCTGCCCATCGTCGCGGCGGTCCTGCCGCTGTTCCTGTTCGCCAAAACCATCGGCGGGCTGGACAACATCTGGTTCCTCATCCTGATGTACACCTCGATGAACCTGCCCATCGCCGTGTGGATGATGCGCTCCTTCCTCGCCGAAGTACCCGTGGAAATGCTCGAAGCATCCCAAATCGACGGCGCCGGACTGCTCCTGACCCTCCGCGCCGTCGTCGCCCCCGTCGCGATGCCCGGCATCGCCGCGACCGCCCTGATCTGCTTCATCTTCAGCTGGAACGAACTGCTCCTGGCCCGGGTCCTCACCGGCGTCATGGCCGGAACCGCCCCGGTCTTTTTGACCGGCTTCGTTTCCAGCCAGGGCCTCTTCCTCGCGAAGGTCTGCGCCGCTGCCGTCGTCATCTCCCTCCCGGTGCTGTTCGCCGGGTTCGCCGCCCAGGACAAACTCGTCCAGGGCCTCTCCCTCGGCGCGGTCAAGTAA